A window from Kineococcus rhizosphaerae encodes these proteins:
- a CDS encoding aromatic ring-hydroxylating oxygenase subunit alpha — translation MTELDAPGRVAAKIFPHPLNAWYAAAWDHEVTAKAPMARTVAGKPLALYRTRDGRPVALDDACWHRLAPLSMGTLVGGDGIQCPYHGLQYNSAGRCTLMPAQRTVNPSALVTSYPVVERYRYVWVWPGDPLLADASTIPDMHQMDSPEWAGDGLTIEAPCNYQLVLDNLMDLTHEEFVHGSSLGQAELSESEFTTRLEDDGSVTVTRWMHDVEPPPFWLKNMRDRFPGFSGRVDRWQVIHYHAPSTICIDVGVAEAGTGAPQGDRSRGVNGYVMNTITPETDTSSHYFWAFMRNYRLDSQLITTQLREGVRGVFAEDEAMLVAQQRAIDANPDKVFYSLSVDAGGMWVRRLLDRMLAAEGRAVAADETPDVTSEDTFGDTSVPS, via the coding sequence GTGACCGAACTGGACGCCCCCGGCCGGGTGGCCGCCAAGATCTTCCCGCACCCCCTGAACGCCTGGTACGCCGCGGCGTGGGACCACGAGGTGACCGCGAAGGCGCCGATGGCGCGGACCGTGGCCGGCAAGCCGCTGGCCCTGTACCGCACCCGGGACGGCCGGCCGGTCGCCCTGGACGACGCGTGCTGGCACCGGCTGGCGCCCCTGTCGATGGGCACGCTCGTGGGCGGCGACGGCATCCAGTGCCCGTACCACGGCCTGCAGTACAACTCCGCCGGGCGCTGCACGCTCATGCCCGCCCAGCGCACCGTGAACCCCAGCGCGCTCGTGACGTCGTACCCCGTCGTCGAGCGCTACCGCTACGTCTGGGTCTGGCCCGGCGACCCGTTGCTGGCCGACGCCTCGACGATCCCGGACATGCACCAGATGGACTCCCCGGAGTGGGCCGGGGACGGCCTGACCATCGAGGCGCCGTGCAACTACCAGCTCGTCCTGGACAACCTCATGGACCTCACCCACGAGGAGTTCGTCCACGGCTCCAGCCTGGGGCAGGCCGAGCTCAGCGAGAGCGAGTTCACGACCCGCCTGGAGGACGACGGCAGCGTCACGGTCACCCGCTGGATGCACGACGTCGAACCCCCGCCGTTCTGGCTGAAGAACATGCGCGACCGGTTCCCCGGGTTCTCCGGCCGCGTCGACCGCTGGCAGGTCATCCACTACCACGCGCCCTCGACGATCTGCATCGACGTCGGGGTCGCCGAGGCGGGAACCGGTGCCCCCCAGGGCGACCGCTCGCGCGGCGTCAACGGGTACGTCATGAACACCATCACCCCCGAGACCGACACGTCCTCGCACTACTTCTGGGCGTTCATGCGCAACTACCGGCTGGACAGCCAGCTCATCACGACCCAGCTGCGCGAGGGCGTGCGCGGGGTGTTCGCCGAGGACGAGGCGATGCTCGTCGCCCAGCAGCGGGCCATCGACGCCAACCCGGACAAGGTGTTCTACAGCCTCAGCGTCGACGCCGGCGGGATGTGGGTGCGCCGCCTGCTGGACCGGATGCTCGCCGCGGAGGGGCGGGCCGTCGCGGCCGACGAGACCCCGGACGTGACCTCCGAGGACACCTTCGGCGACACCTCGGTGCCCTCGTGA
- a CDS encoding PDR/VanB family oxidoreductase — protein MSAAAHPWREARVVETADVALGARRIVLELPGPTRRADPGSHVDVRVPVAGRSEHRSYSVVDGSPDGRRLALTVRLSPTSRGGSAHLHSLRAGDALTCTSPLQNFPLRIGAERYLLLAGGVGITALAAAARVLARQGAAVTLVYAGRSRDRMPYLDDLAAELGPNLRVHVSDEGDRLDVPALVAGVAADAPGTEVYACGPLRMLEDLTAAWAVAGLPAANLRYETFGTSGRHEVQPFEVRLPSRGISARVEPDGTILQALQAAGADLIYDCLKGECGLCVLPVRATVGDLDHRDVFLSTEQKARGDRLCACVSRVTSGVPGGGVVTLDLP, from the coding sequence GTGAGCGCAGCGGCGCACCCGTGGCGCGAGGCCCGGGTCGTCGAGACCGCGGACGTCGCGCTCGGGGCCCGGCGGATCGTGCTGGAACTGCCGGGACCGACCCGGCGGGCGGACCCGGGCAGCCACGTCGACGTGCGCGTCCCGGTGGCCGGGCGCAGCGAGCACCGCTCCTACTCGGTGGTGGACGGCTCCCCCGACGGGCGCCGCCTGGCGCTGACGGTGCGCCTCTCCCCCACCAGCCGAGGCGGTTCGGCCCACCTGCACTCCCTGCGGGCCGGTGACGCGCTGACGTGCACGTCCCCCCTGCAGAACTTCCCGCTGCGGATCGGGGCGGAGCGCTACCTCCTGCTCGCCGGGGGCGTCGGCATCACGGCGCTCGCCGCGGCGGCCCGCGTCCTGGCCCGGCAGGGGGCGGCGGTGACGCTGGTCTACGCGGGCCGCTCGCGCGACCGGATGCCCTACCTGGACGACCTGGCCGCCGAGCTCGGGCCGAACCTGCGGGTGCACGTCTCCGACGAGGGCGACCGCCTCGACGTGCCCGCCCTGGTGGCCGGGGTGGCCGCGGACGCCCCCGGCACGGAGGTCTACGCGTGCGGGCCGCTGCGGATGCTGGAGGACCTGACGGCGGCGTGGGCAGTGGCGGGGCTGCCCGCGGCGAACCTGCGGTACGAGACGTTCGGCACCTCGGGCCGGCACGAGGTGCAGCCCTTCGAGGTCCGGCTCCCGAGCCGCGGGATCAGCGCGCGGGTCGAGCCGGACGGCACGATCCTGCAGGCGCTGCAGGCCGCGGGGGCCGACCTGATCTACGACTGCCTCAAGGGCGAGTGCGGGTTGTGCGTCCTGCCCGTGCGCGCGACCGTCGGCGACCTCGACCACCGCGACGTGTTCCTCAGCACCGAGCAGAAGGCCCGGGGGGACCGTCTGTGCGCGTGCGTCTCGCGGGTCACCTCCGGCGTGCCGGGTGGGGGGGTCGTCACGCTCGACCTGCCCTGA
- a CDS encoding YoaK family protein, which translates to MPLRSRPEPVAVAALLTAAGGFLDAYTYVVRGGVMANAQTGNLVLMAASAGGCDWAGAARHLPSLFAFLLGTAVVEAASTPRWRRLTGRPVAVVLLAEIVLLALVGLWPAAGPDTATTLGASAVVAFAAALQMNTFRSVRGAAYSSTIATGNLRSLVEVAHRWLSRGERAARRRALDLATITSTFVAGAVLGALASRWWHERAVWGAVALLLVVLGRLALDSRRAPAQDPA; encoded by the coding sequence GTGCCGCTGCGCAGTCGTCCCGAACCGGTGGCCGTCGCGGCCCTGCTGACCGCGGCCGGCGGCTTCCTGGACGCCTACACCTACGTCGTGCGCGGCGGCGTCATGGCCAACGCGCAGACCGGCAACCTCGTCCTCATGGCCGCCTCCGCCGGCGGCTGCGACTGGGCCGGCGCGGCCCGCCACCTGCCGAGCCTGTTCGCCTTCCTGCTGGGGACCGCCGTGGTGGAAGCGGCCTCCACGCCCCGGTGGCGACGCCTCACCGGCCGGCCCGTCGCCGTCGTCCTGCTGGCCGAGATCGTCCTCCTGGCACTCGTCGGCCTCTGGCCCGCCGCCGGGCCCGACACGGCCACGACCCTGGGCGCCTCGGCCGTCGTGGCGTTCGCCGCCGCGCTGCAGATGAACACGTTCCGGTCGGTGCGCGGGGCGGCCTACAGCTCGACCATCGCGACGGGGAACCTGCGCAGCCTCGTGGAGGTCGCGCACCGCTGGCTGAGCCGCGGTGAGCGGGCCGCGCGCCGGCGGGCGCTGGACCTGGCGACCATCACGTCCACCTTCGTCGCGGGTGCGGTCCTGGGGGCGCTGGCCTCCCGGTGGTGGCACGAGCGTGCGGTGTGGGGCGCCGTCGCGCTGCTGCTCGTCGTCCTCGGCCGGCTCGCCCTCGACTCCCGGCGCGCCCCGGCCCAGGACCCCGCCTGA
- a CDS encoding nitroreductase family deazaflavin-dependent oxidoreductase: MPLTGEYEPSPEAWVRDQVEQYESSGGTEGTELRGMPVIVLTTKGAKSGKLRKQPLMRVEHDGSYAAVASLGGSPKNPVWYYNVKAEPLVELQDGPVRKDYRAREVTGEEKAAWWERAVAAYPDYADYQAKTDREIPVFVLDPL, translated from the coding sequence ATGCCGTTGACCGGAGAGTACGAACCCAGCCCCGAGGCGTGGGTCCGCGACCAGGTGGAGCAGTACGAGTCCTCGGGCGGGACGGAGGGCACCGAGCTGCGCGGGATGCCCGTCATCGTCCTGACGACCAAGGGCGCGAAGTCGGGCAAGCTGCGCAAGCAGCCGCTCATGCGCGTCGAGCACGACGGGTCGTACGCGGCCGTCGCCTCGCTGGGCGGGTCCCCGAAGAACCCCGTCTGGTACTACAACGTGAAGGCCGAACCGCTGGTCGAGCTCCAGGACGGGCCGGTGCGCAAGGACTACCGGGCGCGCGAGGTGACCGGTGAGGAGAAGGCCGCGTGGTGGGAGCGGGCCGTGGCGGCCTACCCGGACTACGCCGACTACCAGGCGAAGACCGACCGCGAGATCCCGGTCTTCGTGCTCGACCCCCTCTGA
- a CDS encoding Gfo/Idh/MocA family protein yields MSVGWGFVGTGGIARSVAEALELAPGGRLVAVASREAERAERFAADRGGDVHPYDDVAAMLADPAVDAVYVATTHPQHHAPAKAALLAGKAVLVEKPMTVSLAATRDLLATAAERSVFCMEAYWTRFLPGTVALLDLIASGQVGQVHGLHADFGFPAPESLTRFHDPAIGGGSLFDLGPYPVGLALTLFGSPRSVGVAGSLADSGVDRQVALALDWASGAVAALSTTMVARTPSRAWIEAGEAWIEVDPVLPAAPGFTVHTTGPDGADVATHHDHAVAHGHRFMLEHVHECLAAGRTTSPLVTPQFSLDLATVFEAAVEQLGIVRAAEVLDAAD; encoded by the coding sequence GTGAGCGTCGGGTGGGGTTTCGTCGGGACCGGGGGGATCGCCCGGTCGGTCGCCGAGGCGCTGGAGCTCGCCCCGGGGGGACGGCTCGTCGCGGTCGCCTCCCGCGAGGCCGAGCGCGCCGAACGGTTCGCCGCCGACCGCGGCGGTGACGTCCACCCCTACGACGACGTCGCGGCGATGCTCGCCGACCCCGCCGTCGACGCGGTCTACGTCGCCACGACCCACCCCCAGCACCACGCCCCGGCCAAGGCGGCTCTGCTGGCGGGCAAGGCCGTGCTCGTGGAGAAGCCCATGACGGTCAGCCTGGCCGCCACGCGGGACCTGCTGGCGACGGCGGCCGAGCGCTCGGTCTTCTGCATGGAGGCCTACTGGACGCGGTTCCTGCCCGGCACGGTCGCGCTGCTGGACCTGATCGCCTCCGGGCAGGTGGGGCAGGTGCACGGGCTGCACGCCGACTTCGGCTTCCCCGCCCCGGAGTCGCTGACGCGCTTCCACGACCCGGCCATCGGCGGCGGCTCGCTGTTCGACCTCGGTCCCTACCCGGTGGGCCTGGCGCTGACGCTGTTCGGCTCGCCGCGCTCGGTGGGGGTCGCCGGGTCGCTGGCGGACTCCGGCGTCGACCGGCAGGTGGCGCTCGCGCTGGACTGGGCCTCGGGGGCGGTGGCCGCCCTGTCGACGACGATGGTGGCCCGGACCCCGTCGCGGGCCTGGATCGAGGCGGGCGAGGCGTGGATCGAGGTGGACCCGGTCCTGCCGGCGGCGCCGGGGTTCACGGTCCACACCACGGGCCCGGACGGGGCCGACGTCGCCACCCACCACGACCACGCGGTCGCCCACGGGCACCGGTTCATGCTCGAGCACGTGCACGAGTGCCTGGCGGCGGGCCGCACGACGAGCCCGCTGGTGACGCCGCAGTTCTCCCTGGACCTGGCGACGGTCTTCGAGGCCGCCGTCGAGCAGCTCGGGATCGTCCGCGCGGCCGAGGTGCTGGACGCCGCCGACTGA
- a CDS encoding ribokinase has protein sequence MSTDPTAGSALAVDSHGRPQAEKTHDVTVVGSVNADLAIRLDELPPAGQTVRGSDAERGLGGKGANQAVAAARLGRSVTMVGAVGDDDEGRGLRSRLAGEGVDVEHVATVGAPTGVAVVLVHGGESTIVISPGANDHVDDARVREATAAVSSARVVLLQCEVPDEALVAAARLCTGLLVLNPAPARPLPPELLRRADLLVPNAGELAVLAGQDVAPDVDGLVAQARAVRPDGTTIVTRGERGSLVVTPGGHAEVAAVAADLVDATAAGDSFVAALADGLLDGLGLVEAARWAARVAAVTVSRPGASQSLPRKAEVPSEEEESS, from the coding sequence GTGAGCACCGACCCGACCGCCGGCTCGGCCCTCGCCGTGGACAGCCACGGCCGGCCGCAGGCGGAGAAGACGCACGACGTCACCGTCGTGGGCAGCGTCAACGCCGACCTCGCGATCCGCCTCGACGAGCTGCCCCCGGCCGGGCAGACCGTGCGCGGTTCCGACGCCGAGCGCGGGCTCGGGGGCAAGGGCGCCAACCAGGCCGTGGCCGCCGCCCGGCTCGGGCGCAGCGTCACGATGGTCGGGGCCGTCGGCGACGACGACGAGGGGCGCGGGCTGCGGTCCCGGCTGGCGGGCGAGGGCGTCGACGTCGAGCACGTCGCGACGGTCGGGGCGCCGACCGGGGTGGCCGTCGTCCTCGTCCACGGCGGGGAGTCGACGATCGTCATCAGCCCCGGGGCCAACGACCACGTCGACGACGCCCGGGTCCGGGAGGCCACCGCGGCCGTCAGCTCCGCGCGGGTCGTGCTGCTGCAGTGCGAGGTGCCCGACGAGGCCCTGGTGGCCGCCGCCCGCCTGTGCACGGGACTGCTCGTGCTCAACCCCGCGCCCGCCCGGCCGTTGCCGCCCGAGCTGCTGAGGCGCGCGGACCTGCTGGTGCCCAACGCGGGGGAGCTCGCGGTGCTCGCCGGTCAGGACGTGGCGCCCGACGTCGACGGGCTCGTCGCGCAGGCCCGCGCCGTCCGCCCGGACGGCACGACGATCGTGACGCGCGGCGAACGGGGTTCCCTCGTCGTCACCCCGGGCGGGCACGCCGAGGTCGCGGCCGTCGCCGCCGACCTCGTCGACGCCACCGCCGCGGGGGACAGCTTCGTGGCCGCCCTGGCCGACGGGCTGCTCGACGGCCTCGGGCTGGTCGAGGCGGCGCGGTGGGCGGCCCGGGTGGCGGCCGTGACCGTCAGCCGTCCCGGCGCGTCGCAGTCGCTGCCCCGCAAGGCGGAGGTCCCGTCGGAGGAAGAGGAGTCGTCGTGA
- a CDS encoding metal-dependent transcriptional regulator, whose amino-acid sequence MPRASTTSTIAGATPAAEDCLKTVYAAGEWSDAKITLSMLAQSMGVSASTASEAVRKLTDAGLLRHERYGGVELTDEGRVRALAVVRRHRLLETFLVADLGYSWDEVHEEAEVLEHVVSDRMLDRLDARLGHPERDPHGDPIPRADGTVPQPGAHNLSDVPEGTTVVVARISDADPDVLRYFAELGIGLDVRLDVLQRREFAGTTVVRLGAGREVDLGDPAVAAIWVLPVKGEQ is encoded by the coding sequence GTGCCTCGCGCCTCGACGACCTCGACGATCGCCGGAGCCACCCCGGCGGCCGAGGACTGCCTCAAGACCGTCTACGCCGCCGGCGAGTGGTCCGACGCCAAGATCACCCTGTCCATGCTCGCCCAGAGCATGGGGGTCTCCGCCTCGACCGCCTCCGAGGCCGTCCGCAAGCTCACCGACGCCGGCCTCCTGCGCCACGAGCGCTACGGCGGCGTCGAGCTCACCGACGAGGGCAGGGTCCGGGCGCTGGCCGTCGTGCGCCGCCACCGGTTGCTCGAGACGTTCCTCGTGGCCGACCTCGGCTACTCCTGGGACGAGGTCCACGAGGAGGCCGAGGTGCTCGAGCACGTCGTCTCCGACCGCATGCTCGACCGGCTCGACGCCCGCCTCGGCCACCCCGAGCGCGACCCGCACGGCGACCCCATCCCGCGCGCCGACGGCACCGTCCCGCAGCCGGGGGCGCACAACCTCTCCGACGTCCCCGAGGGGACCACGGTCGTCGTCGCGCGCATCTCCGACGCCGACCCCGACGTCCTGCGCTACTTCGCCGAACTCGGCATCGGCCTGGACGTCAGGCTGGACGTGCTGCAGCGCAGGGAGTTCGCCGGGACGACCGTCGTCCGGCTGGGGGCCGGCCGCGAGGTCGACCTCGGGGACCCGGCCGTCGCGGCCATCTGGGTCCTGCCCGTGAAGGGGGAGCAGTGA
- a CDS encoding aminotransferase class V-fold PLP-dependent enzyme: MTEHLTPLGPTWQRTRPARTLLHLDSAAAGRSSWAVLDAAAAHLRREAERGAYVAALEAAGELETARSHVRALLGWQPGEGVVAFVHSAEDALRQVLLRWPGDLPVTVAHPRGEYGPNLAVVRGLGIGTSVVDGPHRWDPEAFAASFAAARPDLVHLTWLGSHAGTVQPLADVLSVCRAADLPVVVDAAQAFGHLDTTPARDADVVYGTSRKWLAGPRGVGFVAVRGALADRTGGLEQAEANVAGRVGLAATLAQHVELGPTAVQAGLAAVGAATRRRLADELAGTWEVLEDADEPSATVTLRPVRALDVAGLRADLIAHDGIVTTHLGTERAPLEMAAPALRVSGHLDTTGEDVDALARALLRRS, from the coding sequence GTGACCGAGCACCTCACGCCCCTGGGCCCGACGTGGCAGCGCACCCGCCCGGCCCGCACACTCCTGCACCTGGACTCCGCCGCGGCCGGCCGCAGCAGCTGGGCCGTCCTCGACGCCGCCGCCGCGCACCTGCGCCGCGAGGCCGAACGGGGCGCCTACGTCGCGGCCCTGGAGGCGGCCGGGGAGCTGGAGACCGCCCGCTCCCACGTACGGGCCCTGCTGGGCTGGCAGCCCGGCGAGGGGGTGGTCGCCTTCGTGCACAGCGCCGAGGACGCGCTGCGGCAGGTGCTGCTGCGCTGGCCCGGCGACCTGCCCGTCACCGTGGCCCACCCGCGCGGGGAGTACGGCCCCAACCTGGCGGTCGTGCGGGGGCTGGGGATCGGCACGAGCGTCGTGGACGGACCCCACCGGTGGGACCCGGAGGCGTTCGCGGCCTCCTTCGCCGCGGCGCGCCCCGACCTCGTGCACCTCACCTGGCTCGGCTCGCACGCGGGCACGGTGCAACCGCTCGCCGACGTCCTGAGCGTCTGCCGCGCGGCGGACCTGCCCGTCGTCGTCGACGCCGCCCAGGCCTTCGGCCACCTGGACACGACCCCCGCCCGGGACGCCGACGTCGTCTACGGGACGTCGCGCAAGTGGCTGGCCGGTCCCCGCGGCGTCGGGTTCGTCGCGGTCCGTGGCGCCCTCGCGGACCGCACCGGCGGCCTGGAGCAGGCCGAGGCGAACGTCGCCGGGCGGGTGGGTCTGGCAGCCACGCTCGCCCAGCACGTCGAGCTCGGCCCCACGGCGGTCCAGGCCGGTCTGGCGGCCGTCGGGGCCGCGACCCGGCGCCGGCTGGCCGACGAGCTCGCCGGCACGTGGGAGGTCCTGGAGGACGCCGACGAACCCAGCGCGACCGTCACCCTGCGTCCGGTCCGGGCCCTGGACGTGGCGGGGCTGCGGGCCGACCTCATCGCCCACGACGGCATCGTCACGACGCACCTGGGCACCGAACGGGCGCCGCTGGAGATGGCGGCCCCGGCGCTGCGGGTCAGCGGCCACCTCGACACCACGGGCGAAGACGTCGACGCCCTCGCCCGGGCGCTGCTGCGCCGCTCCTGA
- a CDS encoding thiamine pyrophosphate-requiring protein — translation MSSPTVGDHVVSRLGQWGAKRFYGYPGDGIGGVVSAIGRAVEAGAAEFVQVRHEETAGFAATADVKFGGSPLGVAVVTSGPGAVHVLNGLYDAKLDHVPVVALLGQTATNALGTSYYQELDLVRLYADVAGEFVFQVTDPSQVQHAIDRAARTATERRTVTAVVLPSDVQDADAVLEVPEGHGFTHTSAVPGSLPGVPRPEALAEAAALLRSGKKVAILAGAGALGATAELTAVADALGAGVAKALLGKAVLDDRLDWVTGAIGLLGTRPSYDLMRRCDTLLMVGTTMPYSEYYPAPGQARAVQIDVDGTRCGLRYPTEVNLVGDARETLAALLPLLAGAEPDPSWRADIARWNHAWDAWGLERARAEANPLNPELVVRGLSDRLADDHQVAVDCGTVTSWFARDLDLRPTMTASLSGTLLSMGGGLPYALAAKQAHPDRPVLALVGDGAMQMNGLSELVTVAQRWRTWADPRFVVVVMNNSELSFVAWEARAMQAEVPFAAAMDVPDVPYAGWAELLGLAGRRVEGPDGLDAVLDAAMAADRPFVLDAVVDPNVPMIPPHVSLDQVVSTAKSQLKGDPAARAIVVEGVRETVGAAARAVRRHVHTGDDGD, via the coding sequence ATGAGTTCTCCGACCGTCGGTGACCACGTCGTCTCGCGTCTGGGGCAGTGGGGTGCGAAGCGCTTCTACGGCTACCCCGGTGACGGCATCGGCGGGGTGGTCTCGGCCATCGGGCGGGCCGTCGAGGCCGGTGCGGCCGAGTTCGTGCAGGTGCGCCACGAGGAGACCGCGGGTTTCGCCGCGACCGCCGACGTGAAGTTCGGCGGGTCACCGCTGGGCGTGGCGGTCGTGACGTCGGGTCCCGGCGCGGTGCACGTCCTCAACGGCCTGTACGACGCCAAGCTCGACCACGTCCCCGTCGTCGCCCTGCTGGGGCAGACGGCCACGAACGCCCTCGGCACGAGCTACTACCAGGAACTCGACCTCGTCCGGCTCTACGCCGACGTCGCCGGTGAGTTCGTGTTCCAGGTCACCGACCCCTCCCAGGTCCAGCACGCGATCGACCGCGCCGCGCGCACCGCCACCGAACGCCGGACCGTCACCGCGGTCGTCCTGCCCAGCGACGTCCAGGACGCCGACGCCGTCCTGGAGGTCCCCGAGGGGCACGGGTTCACCCACACCTCCGCCGTCCCCGGCTCGCTTCCGGGGGTCCCCCGCCCCGAGGCCCTGGCCGAGGCCGCCGCCCTCCTGCGCTCGGGCAAGAAGGTCGCGATCCTCGCCGGCGCCGGGGCGCTGGGCGCCACCGCCGAACTCACCGCGGTCGCTGACGCCCTGGGCGCCGGCGTCGCGAAGGCGTTGCTGGGCAAGGCCGTCCTCGACGACCGGCTCGACTGGGTGACCGGGGCCATCGGCCTGCTGGGCACCCGCCCCAGCTACGACCTGATGCGGCGGTGCGACACGCTGCTGATGGTCGGCACGACCATGCCGTACTCGGAGTACTACCCCGCCCCCGGACAGGCGCGCGCCGTCCAGATCGACGTCGACGGGACCCGCTGCGGACTGCGCTACCCGACCGAGGTGAACCTCGTCGGGGACGCGCGTGAAACCCTGGCCGCGCTGCTGCCGCTGCTGGCCGGGGCGGAGCCCGACCCGTCGTGGCGGGCCGACATCGCGCGCTGGAACCACGCGTGGGACGCGTGGGGCCTCGAACGCGCCCGGGCGGAGGCGAACCCGCTGAACCCCGAGCTCGTGGTGCGCGGGTTGTCCGACCGGCTGGCCGACGACCACCAGGTGGCCGTGGACTGCGGGACGGTGACGAGCTGGTTCGCGCGCGACCTCGACCTGCGGCCCACCATGACGGCGTCGTTGTCGGGGACCCTGCTGTCGATGGGCGGTGGCCTGCCCTACGCCCTGGCCGCCAAGCAGGCCCACCCCGACCGCCCCGTCCTCGCCCTCGTCGGCGACGGGGCGATGCAGATGAACGGCCTGTCCGAACTGGTGACCGTCGCCCAGCGCTGGCGGACGTGGGCCGACCCGCGGTTCGTGGTCGTCGTCATGAACAACTCCGAGCTGTCCTTCGTCGCCTGGGAGGCCCGCGCCATGCAGGCCGAAGTGCCCTTCGCCGCCGCGATGGACGTGCCCGACGTGCCCTACGCGGGGTGGGCGGAACTGCTCGGGCTGGCCGGGCGCCGCGTGGAGGGCCCCGACGGGCTGGACGCGGTGCTGGACGCGGCGATGGCGGCCGACCGGCCCTTCGTCCTCGACGCCGTCGTCGACCCGAACGTCCCGATGATCCCGCCGCACGTCAGCCTCGACCAGGTGGTCTCGACGGCGAAGTCCCAGCTCAAGGGCGATCCCGCGGCGCGCGCGATCGTCGTGGAGGGGGTGCGCGAGACGGTGGGTGCGGCGGCGCGCGCGGTGCGCCGGCACGTCCACACCGGCGACGACGGGGACTGA